In Chloroflexota bacterium, the sequence GTAGCGCGCCGTGCGCCCGCAGATGGCCGCCGCCAGCGCGCTCGGCCCCCCTTCGCGATTCGTGCGCGCGCCCAGCACCGAGTTGGCAAACGCCACCGCCGACGACTCGCTCCAGGCCAGGTGTGCCCCAAGCCCTGGCACCCTGCCGATGAGGTACGGGGTGCATGTGCAGGTCATCTCAATCCCCATCTGCGCGTAGGCGTCCAGCACCTCCATCTGCCGCTGCGCGAACTCTTCGGGTAGGTCCAGCGCCCGCCACTGCTCCAAATCCACACCCGCCGGATTCAACATGGTGGGCACGCGCACCCGCGCCCCTTCCCGCGCCCACTCGCGCAGGAACAGCAGCCCGGCCTCGCCCAGGTTCTTGTAACTCACGCCCGCCACCTGGACGCTCTCCACGTGCACCAAATCCGTCGCGCCGTAGATTCGCCCCAGCGCGGTAACGATCTCCATCGCTTTCTGCACGGCGGGACCTTCCTTGCCCGCCAGCATCTGCTTCTCGTGCCGAGTTAGCCGCATACCGAATGTCGCTCCCATCCACACGCGGCTGCCTGCCGCTGCGCCCCATAATATCACAGCGCCGCAGTTTTGCAACCGGCGCGGCTCGGCTCCATAGCCAAATCCGTAGGGCGGCTGTCCACAGCCGCCGAGGTGCGACGCACTTCCGGAAGTGCATCGCACCTCGGATCCGCGTCCCCTGTTCGCGTAGATTCGCGCTATTCGCGGTTAGCCGCCGGACGCAGACTACCCAACGGCGCGCGGAATTCTTCGGTGGCACGCTTTGTGCTATAATCTCATGCAAACGCAGGCTGGGAGGGACGCCATGGAATTGAAGATCGTATCCATTGAGAAGCCCGAGGACATGAACTTCATCCTCGGCCAGTCCCATTTCATCAAGACGGTGGAGGACATCCACGAGGCACTGGTAACGGCCGTCCCGGGCATCCGCTTCGGCGTGGCCTTCTGCGAGTCGTCCGGGCCGGCCCTGGTGCGCGCCAGCGGCACCGACCCCGAATTGGTGGAACTCGCCAAGAAGAACGCGCTGGCCCTCGCCGCGGGGCACGCCTTCATCATCATGCTGGGCAATGTGTACCCCATCAACGTGCTGAACCGCATCAAGGACGTGCCCGAGGTGTGCCGCATCTTCTGCGCCACGGCCAACCCCGTGCAGGTCATCATCGCCGAGACGGAACAGGGGCGCGGCATCCTGGGCGTGATTGACGGCGTGAAGACCAAAGGCGTGGAGACCGACGAGGACATCAAGAAGCGCAAGGACTTCCTGCGCATGATCGGTTACAAACTGTGAGGCCAGGCCCGAACATGAAAGGCTCTCCCAGGCGGATCGCCGCCGTCGCCCTGTGTCTGGCCCTAGCGCTGTGCGCGGCAGGGACCGCCCACGCCAGCCTCCCGTACCCGACCGTGCACCACACGCTCGCCTGGGGCGAAACACTGGCCGACGTGGCCGCGCGCTTCGGCGTAACCGTAGAGGCGCTGGCCGCCGCCAACGGCATCGCCGACCTGTATATGCTGGCCCCGGGCCGCGCGCTAGTCCTGCCCTCGCCGGAGCCTGCGACGGAGTCGGCCAGCGTGTACGTCGTGCAGCCGGGCGACACGCTGTTCGGCATCGCCGCGCGCTTCGGGACTACGGTGGAAGCGCTGGCCGCCGCCAACGGCATCGCCGACCCCGCCAGAATCCAGGCGGGCCAGCCCCTTACGATTCCGAGCAGCAGCGCCGTGTCCGCGACCGTCGGCGCCGGGCCGATTCGGAGCGTGGATGCGCGGCCCGCGCCCGTGGCCCAGGGCCAGGTGCTGGTCATCACCGCGCACCCCGATGAAGGCGTCCTGCTGGACGGCTGGCTGGACGGTCAGCGGCTAGCCTTCTCCCGCGACGGCGACCTCGCCTTCGCGCTCGTGCCCGTCGGCTTCGCTGCGACGCCGGGCGCGCGGCAACTGGTGGTATGGGCGCGCACGTCGCCCGCCGACGCGGTCCGCCTCTCGCTCACCGTTCAGGTGCGCGAGGGCACGTTTGAGAGCAGCCTGGTAACCATCCCGCCCGACCGCACGTATCTTCTGGATCCGACCCTCCTGGAGCAAGACCGCCTGCAATTGGAGCGCGCCTTCGGCATGCGCACGGCGCACAAACTCTGGACGGGTGAGTTCCTGCAGCCCGTTCAGGGCGCGGTTACCACGTCGTTCGGGGCCTATCGCCAGTACAACGACGGGCGGCGCGAGTCGCGGCACGGTGGCATAGACCTGTCGGCCCCGACCGGCACGCCCGTCCTGGCCGCCAACGCCGGCAGGGTGGTCTTCGCCGGCGCACTCCAGGTGTACGGCAACGGCATCGTGATAGATCACGGCCTGGGCGTTTGCAGCGCCTACTTCCACCTGCACACCATCGCCGTGCAGGTCGGGCAGTCGGTGCAGAAGGGGGAAGCCATCGGCACCGTGGGCAACACAGGGCTATCCACCGGCGCCCACCTGCACTGGGAGATGCGCCTCAGCAATGTTCCGGTGAACCCAACACAATGGCTGTCGCAGTCCATCCCATAGAGCCACTCGGAAACGCCTGGACGTGCGGAGATTCGCATGAAGCGTTCGTGGCGTGCGCTACTGGTCAACCCGTGGATTTATGACTTCGCCGCGTACAACCTGTGGAGCGAGCCGACGGGCCTGCTGGAGGTCGGCGCGTACCTGCTGGGCCTGGGCTACGAAGTGTGGCTGCTGGACTGCCTGGACCGCCGACACCCCGACCTCCGGGCGTACAGAATCCGCGAGGACCGGTTTGGCTGCGGGCACTTCCTGAAAACCGTGGTCCCGAAGCCCGATTGCGTGGGCCACGTCCCCCGCCGCTTTGGCCGCTATGGCCTGCCGCTGGACACGGTGCGCCGCCAACTCGCCGCCGTCCCGCCCCCCGACATCATCCTGGCTACCTCCGGTATGACCTACTGGTACCCGGGCGTGCATTTCGCCATCGCGCTTCTCCGCGAATCGTTCCCCGGCGTGCCGGTTGTCCTGGGCGGCATCTACGCCACCCTGTGCGCCGACCACGCGCGTCAGCATTCGGGCGCCGACTACGTCCTCCCAGGCGACTGGAAGGCGACGCTGCCGGCGCTGCTGGCGGGACTGAACCTGCGCCCATCCGACGCGCCCATGCCCTGCTACCCCGCCCATCACCTTCGGCGCAACCAGGGCTTCGCCGCCGTCGCGACGTCGCGCGGCTGCCCCTACCGCTGCACCTACTGCGCGTCGCGCCTGCTCAATCCGACGGGCTACGTCCCCCGTCCGGTGGACGACGTCGTGGCCGAGATTGCCCACATCGTCCAGGACTTGCAAATCCCCGACATTGCCTTCTACGACGACGCGCTGCTGGTGCACTCGGCGGAGCACCTGGAGCGCATCCTGGACGGCATCATGGCGCGGGGCATTCGCTGTCGGTTCCACACGCCCAACGGCATCCACGCCCGCGGCATGACCGAGGCGCTGGCGCACAAGATGAAGCAGGCGGGGTTTGAGACGATTCGCATCGGGTTGGAGACCGTATCCGAGGCAACGCTGCAAGCCACGGGCGCCAAGACCAGCGCCGCCGAGTTCGCGCAGGCCGTCGAATACTTGAAGCGGGCGGGGTTCACGGGCAGGCAGGTGGGCGCGTACATCCTGGCGGGGCTTGTCGGACAGACGTTCCACGAGGTCATGGACACCATCGCGTTTGTCCACTCGCTGGGGGTAACGGCGCACGTGTCGCGGTTCGCGCCGATCCAGGGCACGGTGGAGTGGGAGCGGTGGGTGCGCGCGGGCCTGATCGCCGCCGACGCCGACCCGCTCCTGCAGAATCACGTCCTGCCGTTTCCGCCGGGCGCGCCGCTGACCGAGGACGAGTACCAGGCGGCGGTGCTGGCGGCACGAGAGGGGAATGCGCGGCTACGCGCCCATCCGGACGTTTCCCAATAGGGGGTTGGCGAATGCGTGGGCGAGAGTACGGATGCGACCGCGCCTCTTCGGGGCATGAGTCCCCTCGGCCGGGCCGACCGCCGACGCCCATCAAGTGTTCGCGGCCATCAAAACCCGCTCCGCCGCCTCTGGCAACTCAATGGGCACGAACATGGATGCGGGATACAGATACCCCTCCGGCTCCGACCTATCTTCATCAAGGACGCGAATCATATCGTGCGCTTCCGCCTCAGGGTCGGGCAACCGGCGATAGACCTTGCCCAAGATGAGGCTGGCGGGATTGCTTGCATTATTGACGCAAAGCACGAACTTACTCATGGAATCAACCTCTTGATCTTGAAATCCCTGCGCCCTATACCATGCGCCTCAAACCAGTGAATCTCGGCCTCACAAATCGTACCATCGGCAAGTTGCACCGTGGCCACACCCTTCATCTTCCGCCACCGGCCTTTGCCGTACACGCTGCGGCCTACGGCGATAGTTTCAATGCCCTTGATCTCGCCGATGATGCGGAAGTCTGGCATGATGCGCCACTCACACCGCGAGTCCCTCTGATCGCGCACTACCGGCCTGGTCGGGTTCTGACAACATCACTGCCCGCTGGCAGCCGCTGCAATGACACAAACCTGTGCCTATGCTCCAACATCAGTATACCACAGGTATCCAGGGCGTCAAAGGTTCCAGCAGCACCGTCAAATGAAAACGTTCGGGCTCAATACATCTCCCACGTCATGTCCGCAAAGAACAGGGCGAAGGCCGCCTCGCGATCCCAAAGCAGCGTGCCCCGTTCGCAGTCCTGGGCGATGCCCTCAAACGTCCGGACGGGGCAGGCCTGCGTCGGGTCGTCGCTCACGCACCAGCCTAGCCGTTGGCGCACGCCTTCCACCTCGCGCCACAGTTTCTGGAACGGACCGGTCGGCTCCGACATCGGCAGTCCCAACGCGGGAGTCGGCGTGGGCAAGGGCACAGGCGTCGCCTCCCCCGCCGCGTAGGTGTCCCGATACACCTCAAGCCTGGGCTCGCCGGAATAGTACAGCACGTAGAGCACCTTCAGGTCGCCTCGCCAGATCATCAGCCCCGACTGGAAGGAGCATTTCTGCCCCTGGAACGGCATCTGCGGCCCCAGCGGACACCCGACCGAATCGCGGACCAGGTTCCACACGTCCCCCAGCCCCCACTGCGGCGTGGCCTGGCACTGCACAGGCGTGGGCGTGAAGCCGGCTATCGCCGTCATCAGCGGGCTGCGGGTATAGAAAGGCGTGGGGGTCGGCGGCGGGAGGGTGAGCGTCGCCGTGGCGCGGGGCGTGGGCGTGGGCGACGGCGTGGGGGTCGGCTTCGCCCCACACGCGGACGAAACCGCCAGGAGAACCAGCGTAAGCAGCAGTGGCACAGCGGTGGCGGCGCGCATTCGCACGGGTTCACCTCCCCAGAGCAGATTCGTAGGCGCGGAGCGTCTCCTCGGCGGTGCGCGCCCAGGAGAACTTCCGCGCCTGGGCCAGTGCCTTCTCCGCGAGGGCGGCGCGCATCGCGTCATCGGCAAGCAGCGCGAGCAGCCCCTCGCCCATGCCCGCCCAGTCGTCGGGGTTGTACAACAAGCCCGCCTCGCCCACGATTTCGGGCAGCGACGCGGCGTCGCTGGCGATCACGGGCGTCCCGCAGGCCATCGCCTCCAGCGGCGGCAGGCCAAAGCCCTCGTAGCGAGAAGGGAACAGGAACGCATCGGCGCCCGCGTACAGCGCGGGCTTGTCGGCCTCGTCCACCCAGCCGGCGAAAACCGTGCGGTCTTCCACGCCGGCCTCGCGGGCCAGGCGGCGCGGGTCGGGCGTGAACGGCGTGTCGCGCGCGGGCAGGCGGCCCGCCACCACCAGCCGCGCATCGGGCACACGCGCCGCAACGCGGGCGAAAGCCGCGAACACGCCCTGCAGGTTCTTGCGCGCGTCAAATCCGCCCAGGTACAGAACATAGCGCGGCGGCAACCCAAGCCGCTGTCGGACGGACTCCACCACGGCGGGCGACTGCGGTCGGTA encodes:
- a CDS encoding adenosine-specific kinase, with the protein product MELKIVSIEKPEDMNFILGQSHFIKTVEDIHEALVTAVPGIRFGVAFCESSGPALVRASGTDPELVELAKKNALALAAGHAFIIMLGNVYPINVLNRIKDVPEVCRIFCATANPVQVIIAETEQGRGILGVIDGVKTKGVETDEDIKKRKDFLRMIGYKL
- a CDS encoding peptidoglycan DD-metalloendopeptidase family protein; this translates as MKGSPRRIAAVALCLALALCAAGTAHASLPYPTVHHTLAWGETLADVAARFGVTVEALAAANGIADLYMLAPGRALVLPSPEPATESASVYVVQPGDTLFGIAARFGTTVEALAAANGIADPARIQAGQPLTIPSSSAVSATVGAGPIRSVDARPAPVAQGQVLVITAHPDEGVLLDGWLDGQRLAFSRDGDLAFALVPVGFAATPGARQLVVWARTSPADAVRLSLTVQVREGTFESSLVTIPPDRTYLLDPTLLEQDRLQLERAFGMRTAHKLWTGEFLQPVQGAVTTSFGAYRQYNDGRRESRHGGIDLSAPTGTPVLAANAGRVVFAGALQVYGNGIVIDHGLGVCSAYFHLHTIAVQVGQSVQKGEAIGTVGNTGLSTGAHLHWEMRLSNVPVNPTQWLSQSIP
- a CDS encoding radical SAM protein, with the translated sequence MKRSWRALLVNPWIYDFAAYNLWSEPTGLLEVGAYLLGLGYEVWLLDCLDRRHPDLRAYRIREDRFGCGHFLKTVVPKPDCVGHVPRRFGRYGLPLDTVRRQLAAVPPPDIILATSGMTYWYPGVHFAIALLRESFPGVPVVLGGIYATLCADHARQHSGADYVLPGDWKATLPALLAGLNLRPSDAPMPCYPAHHLRRNQGFAAVATSRGCPYRCTYCASRLLNPTGYVPRPVDDVVAEIAHIVQDLQIPDIAFYDDALLVHSAEHLERILDGIMARGIRCRFHTPNGIHARGMTEALAHKMKQAGFETIRIGLETVSEATLQATGAKTSAAEFAQAVEYLKRAGFTGRQVGAYILAGLVGQTFHEVMDTIAFVHSLGVTAHVSRFAPIQGTVEWERWVRAGLIAADADPLLQNHVLPFPPGAPLTEDEYQAAVLAAREGNARLRAHPDVSQ
- a CDS encoding glycosyltransferase family 4 protein, encoding MKVALNAWFADQPATGSGQYTVRLLRALLALAPESEFVPVAPRKASPVRRVLGENLHKVWFEQWEFPRAARDAGADVAHVPYWGGPMRCATPVVVTIHDLIPLLLPAYRGDWRVRAYMRLVAASARRAAAVLTDSEASRRDILAHLHVSPERVRTVYLAADEAYRPQSPAVVESVRQRLGLPPRYVLYLGGFDARKNLQGVFAAFARVAARVPDARLVVAGRLPARDTPFTPDPRRLAREAGVEDRTVFAGWVDEADKPALYAGADAFLFPSRYEGFGLPPLEAMACGTPVIASDAASLPEIVGEAGLLYNPDDWAGMGEGLLALLADDAMRAALAEKALAQARKFSWARTAEETLRAYESALGR